A genome region from Pseudomonas anguilliseptica includes the following:
- a CDS encoding ABC transporter ATP-binding protein, which produces MSSSILTARNLSKVVPSTEGELTILHDLSLGLVSGASLAIVGSSGSGKSTLLGLLAGLDLPSSGSVVLAGNDLASLDEDQRARVRAEHVGFVFQSFQLLDSLNALENVMLPLELEGHADARQRASALLERVGLGERLTHYPRQLSGGEQQRVAIARAFAAEPAVLFADEPTGNLDSHTGERISDLLFELNQERGATLVLVTHDERLAHRCQRLIRLEGGHLVDHVEP; this is translated from the coding sequence ATGAGCTCAAGCATTCTCACCGCGCGAAACCTTAGCAAAGTGGTCCCCAGCACGGAAGGCGAGCTAACCATACTCCATGATCTGTCGCTGGGGCTGGTTTCCGGTGCCAGCCTGGCGATTGTTGGCAGCTCCGGCTCGGGCAAATCCACCCTGCTCGGCCTGCTGGCCGGGCTCGACCTGCCCAGTAGCGGCAGCGTGGTGCTGGCCGGCAACGACCTGGCCAGCCTCGATGAAGATCAACGTGCGCGCGTGCGCGCCGAGCACGTCGGCTTCGTCTTTCAGTCTTTCCAGTTGCTCGACAGCCTGAACGCCCTGGAAAACGTCATGCTGCCACTTGAGCTAGAAGGCCACGCCGATGCCCGCCAGCGCGCCAGCGCCCTGCTCGAGCGCGTCGGCCTTGGGGAGCGCTTGACCCACTACCCACGTCAGCTCTCCGGTGGCGAACAACAACGTGTGGCGATCGCCCGAGCCTTCGCCGCCGAACCCGCTGTGCTGTTTGCCGACGAACCAACCGGCAACCTCGACAGCCACACCGGCGAGCGCATCAGCGACCTGCTGTTTGAACTGAACCAGGAGCGCGGCGCGACACTGGTTCTGGTCACCCATGACGAGCGCCTGGCGCACCGCTGCCAACGCCTGATCCGTCTGGAGGGCGGCCACCTGGTCGACCACGTGGAACCCTGA
- a CDS encoding ABC transporter permease, whose translation MKQLPFTRLLSLASRQLLRDARAGELRVLFFALLIAVAASTAIGYFSARLNDGMLLRATEFLAADLRLTGSSPSAPEQISTGKQLGLEHAQLVEFSSVVASDAGIQLASIKAADSAYPLRGQLKSAAALYDAEQIGTGPQPGEAWAEARLFVALNLKPGDSVEVGAKTLRLTRVLTFLPDEAGDFYSLTPHLLMHLDDLAATGVVQPGSRVRYQELWRGEADALAQYRQGITLASNQRLEDAKDGNRQVGSALGRAERYLNLASLAAVLLAGVAVALSAARFAARRFDASALLRCLGLSRNQALGLFSLQLALLGVTASLIGALLGWLAQLALFNLLQDLLPAQIPPGNLWPALAGMATGLVALAGFALPPLAALGRVPPLRVLRRDLLPVPVSSWLVYGAALLALGLIMWRLSLDLQLTFALLGGGLVTALLLGGLLLFGLQSLRRMLAGASLPWRLGLGQLLRHPLAAAGQSLAFGLIILAMALIALLRGELLDTWQDQLPENAPNHFALNILPADKDAFAARLNELSPHPAPLFPVVPGRLVMINGEPVRQIVSKESQGERAIRRDLSLTWAADLPADNNLIAGSWWTDANSSELPGVSVESELAESLKLRLGDRLSFSVGGLNRDAVVSSLREVDWNNFQPNFYMIFQPGTLQDLPVTYLTSFYLPPQYEKQLVELSRTFPAVTLLQVEALLAQLRSILAQVTLAIEFVLLFVLAAGLAVLFAGLQATLDERIRQGALLRALGAERKLLIKARRAEFGLLGASSGLLAAFGCELISFLLYRFAFALTWQPHPWLLLLPLIGALLVGTAGVIGTRRALNISPLTVLREG comes from the coding sequence ATGAAACAACTGCCATTTACCCGCCTGCTCTCCCTCGCTAGCCGTCAGCTGCTGCGTGATGCCCGCGCCGGCGAGTTGCGCGTGCTGTTCTTTGCGCTACTGATCGCGGTCGCAGCCAGCACGGCCATCGGCTATTTCAGCGCACGTCTGAATGACGGCATGCTGCTGCGCGCCACCGAGTTTCTTGCTGCCGACCTACGCCTGACCGGCAGCTCGCCCAGCGCGCCCGAACAGATCAGCACGGGCAAACAGCTGGGATTGGAACACGCGCAGCTGGTCGAATTCTCCAGCGTGGTGGCCAGCGATGCTGGTATCCAATTGGCCAGCATCAAGGCAGCGGACAGCGCCTACCCGCTACGGGGCCAACTGAAGAGTGCCGCCGCGCTGTATGACGCTGAACAAATCGGCACCGGCCCGCAGCCCGGTGAAGCCTGGGCCGAAGCCCGCCTGTTTGTCGCCCTCAACCTGAAACCCGGCGACAGCGTTGAAGTCGGCGCCAAAACGCTGCGACTGACCCGCGTATTGACCTTTCTCCCAGATGAAGCCGGTGACTTCTACAGCCTGACCCCGCACCTGCTGATGCACCTGGATGACCTGGCCGCCACCGGCGTGGTGCAACCCGGCAGCCGCGTGCGTTATCAGGAATTGTGGCGTGGCGAAGCGGATGCCTTGGCGCAGTACCGCCAGGGCATCACCCTCGCGTCCAACCAGCGCCTGGAAGACGCCAAAGATGGCAACCGTCAGGTCGGCAGCGCCTTGGGCCGCGCCGAGCGTTATTTGAATCTCGCCAGCCTGGCCGCCGTGTTGCTGGCCGGGGTTGCGGTGGCGCTGTCGGCGGCGCGCTTTGCCGCCAGGCGTTTCGATGCCAGTGCACTGCTGCGCTGCCTGGGACTATCCCGTAACCAGGCACTCGGCCTGTTCAGTCTGCAACTGGCGCTGCTGGGGGTTACTGCCAGCCTGATCGGCGCATTGCTGGGCTGGCTGGCGCAGCTGGCGCTGTTCAATCTGCTGCAAGACCTCCTGCCAGCGCAGATCCCACCCGGCAATCTGTGGCCAGCGCTGGCCGGCATGGCCACCGGACTGGTCGCTCTCGCCGGCTTTGCCTTACCGCCACTGGCCGCATTAGGCCGTGTACCGCCATTGCGCGTTCTGCGTCGCGACCTGCTGCCGGTGCCGGTCAGTTCCTGGCTGGTGTATGGCGCTGCCTTGCTGGCGCTGGGCCTGATCATGTGGCGGTTGAGCCTCGATCTGCAGCTGACCTTTGCCTTGCTCGGCGGCGGCCTGGTTACCGCGCTGCTGCTCGGAGGCCTGCTGTTGTTCGGCCTGCAGAGCCTACGCCGCATGCTGGCCGGCGCATCGCTGCCTTGGCGGCTGGGACTGGGCCAATTACTGCGCCACCCACTGGCTGCTGCCGGGCAGTCGCTGGCCTTTGGCCTGATCATTCTGGCCATGGCGCTAATTGCTCTGCTACGCGGCGAGCTGCTCGATACCTGGCAGGATCAGCTGCCCGAAAATGCGCCCAACCACTTTGCGCTGAATATCCTGCCGGCAGACAAGGACGCCTTCGCTGCTCGCCTTAACGAATTATCACCGCATCCCGCGCCACTGTTCCCCGTGGTGCCCGGGCGCCTGGTGATGATCAATGGCGAACCGGTACGGCAGATCGTCAGCAAGGAATCCCAGGGTGAGCGGGCGATTCGCCGTGACCTGAGCCTGACCTGGGCTGCGGACCTGCCTGCGGATAACAACCTCATCGCTGGCAGTTGGTGGACGGATGCCAATAGCAGCGAATTGCCCGGCGTGTCGGTGGAATCCGAACTGGCCGAAAGCCTGAAGCTGAGACTGGGCGACCGCCTGAGCTTCAGCGTCGGCGGCCTTAACCGCGATGCGGTGGTCAGCAGCCTGCGTGAAGTGGACTGGAACAACTTCCAGCCCAACTTCTACATGATCTTCCAGCCCGGCACTCTTCAAGACCTGCCGGTAACCTACCTGACCAGCTTCTACCTGCCGCCGCAGTACGAAAAACAGCTGGTCGAGCTGTCGCGCACCTTCCCGGCCGTCACCCTGCTGCAGGTCGAGGCGCTGCTGGCACAATTGCGCAGCATCCTCGCCCAGGTCACCCTGGCCATCGAGTTTGTTCTGCTGTTCGTGCTGGCTGCAGGTCTTGCCGTGCTGTTCGCCGGGCTGCAGGCGACGCTGGATGAGCGTATCCGCCAGGGCGCTCTGCTACGTGCCCTGGGAGCCGAGCGCAAGCTGCTGATCAAGGCGCGTCGTGCGGAGTTCGGCCTGCTTGGCGCCTCAAGCGGCCTGCTGGCGGCCTTTGGCTGTGAGTTGATCAGCTTCCTGCTCTATCGATTTGCCTTCGCCCTCACCTGGCAACCACACCCCTGGCTGCTCCTGCTGCCATTGATCGGTGCACTGCTGGTGGGTACGGCCGGCGTTATCGGTACGCGCAGAGCGCTCAACATCAGCCCGCTGACGGTGCTGCGCGAGGGCTGA